TTGGCGCAAAAGCAGGATTTCGATGCCGCTTTTTCGTCGGACAGCTGCTTGCCTCCGAAGAAGCAGAAGGACTTTGAGAAAACCCTGAGTTCAGTAGCTGATCGCCTGGTTCGATGTCACCGGCGCGCCTCAACGATCCGATTACATCGGCCGATATCTTGCTGGCTTGAGCGACATCCCGGATAAAGCGAAATATCTGGAGCATTCCGACACAGGCAAGCTGATGACTCAGCGATGGTGAAGAACCGGTCCGTCGATATCGACCCCACGCACAGCTTGCGTGCGTTTCTGAGAGCCGAGCATGGCTACGCCGACATCGTCGAAAACCTGTACACGAAAGACGTTGCGCCCTTCTCTGCCCTGCTCGAACGCGCCCTGCATTACCGGGTTGGCTCGTCGATTACCGAGAACGGAGAATTCAGGACCGCTATCGCCTTTCACCTCATTCCCAGATAGAAAAAGCGATAGCGCAAGAATGGCTGGATCGCAAGACGGCTGAGGAAATGATGTGAAGCTGCGCGGCAGCTGTCCGCCGTGATTAGAATACCCGCACCCCCCAATACCGTTGGGCCATTGCACGGAATCTTCATGAAAGACGTTCGCACCTTCACATTCGCGCTCGCGGTCGTTGCCGTCATGCTTGCCCTGGCCAATCCCGCCGCGGCGGAACAGGGATGCGCAGATGGCTACAAGCCCACGCCCACGCAGAACGGCGTTGAATGCCGACCGGTTCCCGGTCTGTACAGAGGATCGGGCGCAGGGGCCGCCCCCCAGGTCCGCTGGGAGGAACGCTGGGGTGCGATCGTCATGGATGCCGCTTCCGGCATGACCGGCATCGGCGGCAGCCAGCCCACCGAGGAAGCCGCCATCCAGGCCGCCACGGCCATGTGCCAGCGCAAGGGCGGCAAGAACTGCCGCGTCGACATCACCTATTCCAATCAATGCGGCGCACTCGCCTGGGGCAGCAGCCATGCCGTCTCGGCCCGTGGGCGGACGCTGGAAATCGCGTCCAAGTTCGCCATCGACGCCTGCGAGAAAACGACCGGCAAGAAGTGCGAGGTCTTTTTCTCCGATTGCAGCTTGCCGGTGCGGGCCCAGTAGTCAGGACGCGCTTCGATCCTTCACGCTTCGATCTTTCAAGATCCCGCTCGATTTTTCTTCTTATGGCGGCGGAATAAAAAAGGCGCTTAGAGTGATCTAAGCGCCTGATTTCACTGAATTCTTGGGGTGGCTGATGGGACTCGAACCCACGACAACCGGAATCACAATCCGGGACTCTACCAACTGAGCTACAGCCACCACTGGTACTGCTTTTTTTCCTGCCTTTTTTCTTCCACCGCCCCAGTGATTTTCATCACCCGGCAGCAAAGAAGCGAAATTCTAGCACAGTTTTTTCCGCGCGCGTAAGCCCTCTCCCCGACTCGCCGCAATCCGACATCTTGCTATCCTTGCGGCTGGCCCATTTTCGGGTTGGTCCATCGTGGGCCGGCCCATCTCGGAGACACGCTGACCGCCCATGGACCTGCACGCCATCCTGCTCGAATACTGGCCGCATATCGTGTTCGTCGTCAGCCTGGCGGCCGGCGCCGGCGCCGCCGTGCATGCGGCCATGACCAAGCAGGACGTGCGCTCTGCCATCGGCTGGGTGGGCCTGACGCTGCTGTCGCCGCTGTTCGGCGCGCTGATCTATGTCGTGGCGGGCATCAACCGCATCCGCAAGACGCGACTGTCGCAGCAGCGCGACGAGGCCATGCTGGAGGACGCGGCGCAGGTCGAGACCGCGCCTGTCGACGTCGCGCCGATCTCCGGCTCGCAATTCGCCTCGCTCAAGGTGCTGGGCGACCAGGTCAGCCGTTTCCGGCTGCTGGGGGGCAACGCGGTCCTGCCGCTGGCCGGCGGCGACGAAGCCTACCCGGCCATGCTGCAGGCGATCCGTGACGCCAGCCACGCGGTGGCGATGCAGAGCTATATCTTCGACAACGACCCCATCGGCCGCGAGATGGCGCAGGCGCTGATCGAAGCGCATGAGCGCGGCGTGCAGGTACGCGTGCTGATCGACGCCATCGGCTCGCGCTATTCGCGCCCGCCCATCGTGCGCATGCTGGCGCGCGGCGGCGTGCCGGTGGCGCGCTTCATGACCAATCCGCTGGGCGTGCTGCGCATGCCCTACGCCAACCTGCGCAGCCACCGCAAGATACTGGTGGTGGACGGGCGGGTGGGCTTCACCGGCGGCATGAACGTGCGCGCCGCCTTCGTCACCGCGCTGTCCGGCGCGGACACCAATGCCGACACGCATTTCCGTCTGGAAGGCCCCATCGTCACGCAGCTGATGTCGGTGTTCGCGCATGACTGGAACTTCACCACGCACGAATCGCTGCCGCAGCGCCCCTGGTTCGATCCTGACGCCGCGCCCGCCGGTTCGATTCCGGTGCGCTGCGTGCCCTCGGGCCCCGACCGCGCGCTGGGCAGCACGCACAACATGCTGCTGGGCGCGCTGGCGGTGGCCCAGCGCCACGTGCGCATCCAGTCGCCCTACTTCTTGCCGGACCAGACCCTGATCGGCGCGCTGGCCACGGCGGCGCGGCGCGGCGTGGTAGTGGACATCGTGATTCCCGGCAAGAACAACCTGCGGCTGGTCGACTACGCCATGACCGCCCAGCTGGATCAGGTGGTGCGCACCGGCTGCCGCGTCTGGCGCTCGCATGGCGCCTTCGACCACTCCAAGCTGATGACGGTGGACGACGCCTGGACCTATGCCGGCTCGTCCAACCTGGACCCGCGCAGCCTGCGGCTGAACTTCGAGCTGGACACCGAGATCTACGATCCCGGCGTGTCGCACGGCCTGGGCGCGCGCATCGACGGCATCATCGGACAGGCCCGCCGCGTGACGCTGGAAGACCTGCAGCAGGCGCCCTTCGCCAAGCGCCTGCGCAACAAGGTGATCTGGCTGGCCACGCCTTATCTCTGACACGGCCCGCGCAAGCGGTCCCAACTCTCTGACGCATTCCTCGCGGGCCGTCCCGCCAAGCGCCGGCGCGCCGGCCGCGGGCCGGACGGTTCCCGCGCGCAGGCCGCGACGCTGGGAGTAAGATCTACGCCACAACAAACACCCTATAAATGGCAGGAGCAGTGGAAGATGGCGAAAGTCGGCATGGTTGGAATCGGCCTCATGGGCCATGGCATCGCGAGCAATCTGGTCAAGCATGGCCACGAACTGACGGTGCTTGAGCATCCGGGGAACCAGCCCCTGGACGCATTGAAGGCCGCGGGCGCGACCAGCTGCGCCGACGGCGCCACGCTGGCGGCGCGTTCCGACGTGATCATCCTGTGCGTCACGGGCAGCCCGCAAGTCGAGGCCGTGCTGTTGTCGCCGGGCGGCGTGCTCGAGGGCCTGCGCCCCGGCGCCGTCGTCATCGACTGCTCCACCGCGATCCCCTCGTCCACCCAGAAGGTCGCGCAAGCGGTGGCCGACAAGGGCGGACGCTTCCTCGACGCGCCCATGACCCGCACGCCCAAGGAAGCCGCCGAAGGCCGGCTGAACCTGCTGGTCGGCGGCGACGCCGCGCTGTTCGCCGAATGCAGGCCGCTGCTGGCCTGCTTCGCCGAGAACATCAGCCACGCCGGCCCGGTCGGCGCCGGGCATCGCATGAAGCTGCTGCACAACTACGTGTCGCTGGGCGTGATCGCGCTGCTGTCCGAGGCCGCCGCCTGCGCGCTGCGCGCCGACATCGACCCGGCCGTGTTCGCGGACGTGCTGGGCAAGGGCGGCGGCGGCGGCGTGGCGCTGGAACGCCTCAAGCCCTATCTGCTGGAACAGGATCCCTCGTCGCTGAAGTTCTTCATGTCGAACGCGGAAAAAGACCTGTCCTACTACAACACCATGGCGCAGGAAACCGGCGCGGCGCGCGACATCGGCCAGGCCGTGCTGGACACCTATGCGCAGGCCGTCAAGCAGGGCGGCGGCGAGCGCTACGTGCCCGAGCTGGTGTCGCTGCTGCAGGAAGGCGCGGCGCGCTGACAGGAGGCGGGAACGCTCAGCCGCCCGCCGCGGCCGGCGCCAGCGGCGCGCCGCGCTGCGGCAGCCGCAGCGCGATTCCCGCCGCCAGCAGCAGCAACACGCCCGCCGCGCCGAAGGCGATCCAGTGCGTGCCATAGCGCTCGAAGGCCCAGCCGCCCAGCCATGAGCTGATCATGCCGCCCACCTGGTGTCCCAGGTAGGCCAGGCCGTACAGCAGTCCCACCAGCCGCACCCCGTACACGTCCGCCAGGATGGCCGAGGACAGCGCGATGCTGCCGGCCCAGACGATGCCGCCCACGGACGCCGCCAGGTACAGCTCCCAGTGCGTGCCCACCATCACCAGCGCGAAAAAGCCCAGGCCGCGCACGCAATAGATCACCGCCAGGATGTTGCGCCGTTCCAGCTGGTCCGACAGCCGCCCCAGCACCAGTGTGCTGAAGATCGCCACCAGGCCGATCAGGCCGATGCCCAGCGCGCTGGTGGACGCGTCGAAGCCGTGGTCCATCAGCATGGGCATGCCGTGCGTGCCCAGCAGGTTCATGCTGAAGCCGCAGGCGAACAGCCCCAGTGCGATCTGCCAGAACGGCACCGAGGCCAGCGCGTCGCTCGCCTTGACGGTGGATGACGCGCGCGCCGCCGGACGCGCCTGCGCGCCGGCGGGCCGGTCGATGATCTGGTGCGGCAGCAGGTCGGTATGCGCGGGCGCCTGGTCGCGCATCACGAACAGCGCCGAGGGCACGGTCACCAGCGCGAACAGCGCGGCGAAACCCAGCATGGTCTCGCGCCAGCCGACGGCGGCGATCGCGTGAGTGAGCAAGGGCGTCATCAGCGCGATGCCGGCCATGGAACCGGTGGACAGGAAGAACAGCGCCATGCCGCGCTGGCGCGTGAACCAGCGGCTGATGACTGGCGTCAGCGCCACCGGGCTGGTGAAGCCCAGCCCCACCGACAGCGCCACGCCGAAAGCCAGCAGGAACTCGACCGGGCCGCGCGCGTTGACGGTCCAGACACAGGACGCGACGACGATGGCCGCGCCGGTCAGCAGCACGAAGCGCGTGCCGCGCGTGCCGGCCAGGTAGCCGGCCACCGGCATGGCCAGGCCGTAGCACAGCATGCCCACCGCCACGATGCCCGACAGCTCGCTGCGCGAGAATCCCAGCGTCTGGGTCATGGGCAGGAAGAAGGGTCCGATGCCCATGCGCAATCCCACGGTGAGCAGCGTCAGCACGGTGGCCGCGCCCACGATGTTCCAGCCGAAATACCAGCTCCCCGGCCCTTGCTTGTCCACGTGATCGTCTCCTCGGCGGATTTTTCTTGTATGCCGTGGGCGCGGTCTGGCGCTTGCGTTTCAGGGCGGGCGCGCAAGGCGCCGCGGACGATTCGGGCGGGAGGCCGGCGGACGGCAGTCGCGTCCGCCAAACGCGGACGGACCATATTACTCCGGGCTATATCCGTGCCGACGCGTACCGCGCGCGATCCTGTACACCCAGCGGCCACTGTGACGGCGCGGCGTCAGCGGCGCGCCGACGCCGAGGCAACGCTCAAGCGCGCGTGGCGGCGACCAGCCTGATTTCCACCGCCAGCGCCGGCCGCGCCAGCTCGGCTACGCCCAGGATGGTCCAGGCCGGGAAATCCGCGCGCATGTAGCGCGACTTCACCTCGCGGAAATCGGACAGCTGGGCGCCGACGTCCACGTGATAGGACACCATCTCGACCACGTCGGAGAAATCCAGACCCAGGCGCCGCAGGATGGCCTCGGCGCGCTTGAAGGCCCATTCGATCTGCTCGCGCACCGTGTCCGGCACCGTGCCGTCGGGCCGCAATCCGATCTGGCCGGAGATGTAAGCCATGCCCCGGGCCACCACGGCCGGCGCGTATTCAAAGGCGTCGAAAACGCGATTGCCGCCGAACATGGCGTCGTCCTCGGGCAGTCGCAGGCGCACGATGGCGGTCATGGAGGTTCCTGGTAACGGAGAGTGGGCCGCCAGTGTATCGACCCCCGCCCGGTCCCGCAGTCCAGGTTTGCCCGTAGTGGGCGAGCACGCTAGTGTGCTGTCCCGTGGATGCGTCCGCATGACGAAATTCATCCATAGACGTCAGGGCTAGGCGCAAACCGCAGTGATACCCGTAGGTATCGCGAGGATTTGCAACGACGCCATGGCGGCTAGGGGTGGATTTCGTGCGGGCGTATCTGCGGGACAGCACACTAGGCGCCGCCCGCCGCCGGTTCCAGCTTCAGTTGCAGCACCAGCGGCTGGCGCATGTCGGCCGGCGGCGCCTCGGCCAGCGAGCGGTTGGCCAGCACCTCGGTCAGCGCGTCGCGCACGCGGGTATCGATCAGCGTCGGAAACTCGACCCGCTCGACGCGGCCCGTGGCATCCACCCAGACCTTGGCCACCACCGGCTGCGCGGCGGCGGCCACGGCGTCGCCGGCGTCCTTCGGCCCGCCCATCAGTTCGTGCACGCGCACGACCGCTGGATTGGCGTCGTCGCCCAGCCAGGCCTGGAACTGGTTGCCCAGCAGCTGCGCATAGCTGACCCAGTGCTGCGGCACGGCGGCCGGCTGGGCGGCCACGGCGGTCGCGCCGGACAGCGCCAGGCCCATGAACGTGGCCACGGCGCGGCGCAGGCGGGCGAAACGCCCAGGCCTGGCGGACTGCGAACTGGCGGACGCGCCGCCGGAAACCGTCTGCTTCATGTCGATCTTCCTATTCCCGTTCAAACGGCGGACAGGCAGGCTCGCAACGCTCGCCCCTCATCCGCAAATAATGCCG
The Achromobacter sp. AONIH1 DNA segment above includes these coding regions:
- a CDS encoding DUF4189 domain-containing protein codes for the protein MKDVRTFTFALAVVAVMLALANPAAAEQGCADGYKPTPTQNGVECRPVPGLYRGSGAGAAPQVRWEERWGAIVMDAASGMTGIGGSQPTEEAAIQAATAMCQRKGGKNCRVDITYSNQCGALAWGSSHAVSARGRTLEIASKFAIDACEKTTGKKCEVFFSDCSLPVRAQ
- a CDS encoding phosphatidylserine/phosphatidylglycerophosphate/cardiolipin synthase family protein, which produces MDLHAILLEYWPHIVFVVSLAAGAGAAVHAAMTKQDVRSAIGWVGLTLLSPLFGALIYVVAGINRIRKTRLSQQRDEAMLEDAAQVETAPVDVAPISGSQFASLKVLGDQVSRFRLLGGNAVLPLAGGDEAYPAMLQAIRDASHAVAMQSYIFDNDPIGREMAQALIEAHERGVQVRVLIDAIGSRYSRPPIVRMLARGGVPVARFMTNPLGVLRMPYANLRSHRKILVVDGRVGFTGGMNVRAAFVTALSGADTNADTHFRLEGPIVTQLMSVFAHDWNFTTHESLPQRPWFDPDAAPAGSIPVRCVPSGPDRALGSTHNMLLGALAVAQRHVRIQSPYFLPDQTLIGALATAARRGVVVDIVIPGKNNLRLVDYAMTAQLDQVVRTGCRVWRSHGAFDHSKLMTVDDAWTYAGSSNLDPRSLRLNFELDTEIYDPGVSHGLGARIDGIIGQARRVTLEDLQQAPFAKRLRNKVIWLATPYL
- a CDS encoding NAD(P)-dependent oxidoreductase; translated protein: MAKVGMVGIGLMGHGIASNLVKHGHELTVLEHPGNQPLDALKAAGATSCADGATLAARSDVIILCVTGSPQVEAVLLSPGGVLEGLRPGAVVIDCSTAIPSSTQKVAQAVADKGGRFLDAPMTRTPKEAAEGRLNLLVGGDAALFAECRPLLACFAENISHAGPVGAGHRMKLLHNYVSLGVIALLSEAAACALRADIDPAVFADVLGKGGGGGVALERLKPYLLEQDPSSLKFFMSNAEKDLSYYNTMAQETGAARDIGQAVLDTYAQAVKQGGGERYVPELVSLLQEGAAR
- a CDS encoding MFS transporter — protein: MDKQGPGSWYFGWNIVGAATVLTLLTVGLRMGIGPFFLPMTQTLGFSRSELSGIVAVGMLCYGLAMPVAGYLAGTRGTRFVLLTGAAIVVASCVWTVNARGPVEFLLAFGVALSVGLGFTSPVALTPVISRWFTRQRGMALFFLSTGSMAGIALMTPLLTHAIAAVGWRETMLGFAALFALVTVPSALFVMRDQAPAHTDLLPHQIIDRPAGAQARPAARASSTVKASDALASVPFWQIALGLFACGFSMNLLGTHGMPMLMDHGFDASTSALGIGLIGLVAIFSTLVLGRLSDQLERRNILAVIYCVRGLGFFALVMVGTHWELYLAASVGGIVWAGSIALSSAILADVYGVRLVGLLYGLAYLGHQVGGMISSWLGGWAFERYGTHWIAFGAAGVLLLLAAGIALRLPQRGAPLAPAAAGG
- a CDS encoding RidA family protein, producing MTAIVRLRLPEDDAMFGGNRVFDAFEYAPAVVARGMAYISGQIGLRPDGTVPDTVREQIEWAFKRAEAILRRLGLDFSDVVEMVSYHVDVGAQLSDFREVKSRYMRADFPAWTILGVAELARPALAVEIRLVAATRA